In Populus nigra chromosome 1, ddPopNigr1.1, whole genome shotgun sequence, one genomic interval encodes:
- the LOC133682896 gene encoding wall-associated receptor kinase-like 22 has translation MIPRCVSLIFLLLFLVPEIATVSALMTKPNCTETCGNISIPFPFGIGTGCSMNDWFSVDCNKTTADSPSRAFLSRINMEVLKISLGSSRVRVNSPIISSGCSGRGANLSFDMTGSPFVFSSLNIFIAMGCNNRALLNRIEPEIVGCTSTCGANNLTSSSTEGKEKRYCSGNNCCQTRIPSNLQVFSASLGTTEDSNDQGRNQCKVAFIVDRAWSLDNIKSPQAVQDMQHVPVILDWFIYSDDIRVENSEAKNCSPPVQLVSGRWGLSTLTLYSNSTTCSCNLGYDGNPYLPDGCADIDECKNPNGNWCSGMTKCVNVPGGYKCDLDKAKITFLILGAATGSLLLLVGIWRLYKLVKKRKNIELKKKFFKRNGGLLLQQQLSSSDGSIQKTKIFTSKELEKATDRFNDNRILGQGGQGTVYKGMLADGMIVAVKKSKMVDGEKLEEFINEVVILSQVNHRHVVKLLGCCLETEVPLLVYEFIPNGNLFEYIHNHKEEFEFSWEMRLRISTEVARALSYLHSAVSIMIYHRDIKSTNILLDEKFQAKVSDFGTSRSIAIDQTHLTTHVQGTFGYFDPEYFQSSHFTEKSDVYSFGVVLAELLTGQKPISYERSEERRGLATHFILLMEENKIFDILDERLMGQDREEEVIAVANLARRCLNWNGRKRPTMREVAIELEQIRLSKGALHAQQSSKELENIWEEVPNVWEIAGPPTSVTIGDFRNGTAPSLDVQTLISQETW, from the exons ATGATTCCTCGTTGTGTCTCTCTAATTTTTCTCCTGCTATTTCTAGTCCCTGAAATAGCAACTGTATCAGCACTTATGACGAAGCCTAATTGTACAGAGACTTGTGGAAACATTAGCATCCCTTTTCCATTTGGAATAGGAACAGGTTGTTCCATGAATGACTGGTTCTCAGTTGATTGCAACAAAACAACTGCGGATTCTCCCAGCAGGGCTTTCTTAAGCAGAATCAACATGGAGGTCTTGAAGATTTCATTAGGGAGCAGTAGGGTTCGAGTAAACAGTCCAATAATTTCCTCCGGCTGTTCTGGTAGAGGTGCCAACTTATCCTTTGATATGACTGGAAGTCCTTTCGTCTTCTCTTCGTTAAATATCTTCATCGCAATGGGCTGCAACAATCGTGCTTTATTGAACCGAATTGAGCCAGAAATTGTTGGGTGCACGTCAACTTGCGGTGCTAATAATTTGACTAGTTCTAGTACAGAAGGTAAAGAAAAGAGGTACTGTTCTGGTAACAATTGCTGCCAGACCAGAATTCCCTCGAATCTCCAGGTGTTCAGCGCGAGTTTGGGGACCACAGAGGACTCTAATGATCAAGGAAGAAATCAATGCAAGGTAGCTTTTATAGTAGACCGAGCATGGTCCCTGGACAACATAAAAAGTCCCCAGGCGGTGCAAGATATGCAGCATGTCCCAGTAATCCTGGATTGGTTTATTTATAGTGATGACATCCGTGTGGAGAATTCTGAGGCAAAGAATTGCAGCCCCCCTGTACAATTAGTTTCTGGTAGGTGGGGTTTGAGTACATTAACATTGTATTCCAATTCAACTACTTGTAGTTGCAACCTGGGCTATGATGGCAATCCGTATCTTCCTGATGGATGCGCTG ATATCGATGAGTGCAAAAATCCCAATGGAAATTGGTGTTCGGGGATGACAAAATGTGTGAATGTACCGGGTGGGTACAAGTGCGATCTCGACAAAGCTAAGATCACTTTCTTGA TTCTAGGTGCGGCCACTGGATCGTTGTTGCTGCTTGTTGGTATTTGGCGGTTatataaacttgtaaaaaaaaggaagaacatTGAACTGAAGAAGAAGTTCTTCAAACGAAATGGTGGTTTATTGCTGCAGCAACAATTATCCTCAAGTGATGGAAGCattcagaaaacaaaaatatttacttcCAAGGAGTTGGAAAAGGCAACTGATCGTTTTAATGATAATAGAATACTTGGTCAAGGTGGCCAAGGAACTGTTTATAAAGGAATGCTAGCAGATGGAATGATCGTTGctgttaaaaaatccaaaatggtGGATGGAGAAAAGTTGGAAGAATTTATCAATGAGGTCGTCATCCTTTCACAAGTCAATCATAGACATGTGGTCAAGTTGCTAGGTTGTTGTTTAGAGACGGAGGTTCCTCTCCTAGTCTATGAATTCATTCCCAATGGAAATCTCTTTGAGTATATTCATAACCACAAGGAGGAGTTCGAGTTTTCATGGGAAATGCGACTAAGGATTTCTACTGAAGTTGCTAGGGCACTTTCTTATCTTCATTCTGCAGTATCCATTATGATTTATCACCGTGATATTAAGTCTACAAATATACTTTTAGATGAGAAGTTCCAAGCCAAAGTATCAGATTTCGGAACTTCAAGATCGATCGCCATTGATCAAACTCATCTAACCACTCATGTTCAAGGCACATTTGGATACTTTGACCCAGAGTACTTCCAGTCTAGCCACTTTACCGAAAAAAGTGACGTCTACAGTTTTGGTGTTGTTCTTGCAGAGCTCTTGACTGGGCAAAAACCAATTTCTTATGAAAGATCGGAAGAGAGGAGAGGTTTAGCCActcattttattcttttgatggaAGAGAACAAGATATTTGATATTCTTGATGAACGACTTATGGGGCAGGACCGTGAAGAAGAAGTTATCGCAGTCGCTAATCTTGCAAGAAGATGCTTGAACTGGAATGGAAGGAAACGGCCAACAATGAGAGAAGTCGCGATAGAATTGGAGCAGATTCGGCTGTCAAAAGGAGCTCTTCATGCACAACAAAGTAGTAAAGAACTTGAAAACATCTGGGAGGAAGTTCCCAACGTATGGGAAATTGCTGGGCCTCCTACTTCAGTAACGATTGGCGATTTTAGAAATGGCACGGCTCCATCTTTGGATGTCCAAACATTGATTTCTCAAGAAACATGGTGA